A region of Dioscorea cayenensis subsp. rotundata cultivar TDr96_F1 chromosome 5, TDr96_F1_v2_PseudoChromosome.rev07_lg8_w22 25.fasta, whole genome shotgun sequence DNA encodes the following proteins:
- the LOC120260420 gene encoding transcription factor HY5-like: MQEPATSSLPSSSERSSSSAPQMETKEGMESDEEIRRVPEFGGEMAGPSTSGREAGSAAGTDRAQAATQAGQRKRGRSPADKEHKRLKRLLRNRVSAQQARERKKAYLNDLEAKVKDLEKKNSELEERLSTLQNENQMLRHILKNTTVSRRGTSSGASGEGL, encoded by the exons ATGCAAGAGCCGGCGACGAGCTCCCTCCCTTCCAGCAGTGAGAGGTCCTCTAGTTCCGCTCCTCAGATGGAAACTAAAGAAG GAATGGAGAGTGATGAAGAGATCCGTAGAGTGCCGGAGTTCGGGGGGGAGATGGCGGGTCCGTCCACTTCCGGTAGGGAGGCCGGTTCAGCAGCAGGAACGGACCGGGCTCAGGCCGCTACCCAAGCTGGACAGCGGAAGCGTGGGAGGAGCCCTGCGGACAAGGAGCACAAGCGGCTCAAAAG GTTACTGAGGAATAGAGTGTCAGCTCAGCAGGCCAGGGAGAGGAAGAAGGCTTATTTGAATGATTTGGAGGCTAAAGTTAAGGACTTGGAGAAGAAGAACTCTGAGCTGGAGGAGAGACTCTCCACTCTCCAGAACGAGAACCAGATGCTTAGACAT ATATTAAAAAACACAACAGTGAGTAGGAGAGGAACCAGCAGTGGTGCCTCTGGTGAAGGCTTGTAG